The following are from one region of the Fusarium keratoplasticum isolate Fu6.1 chromosome 4, whole genome shotgun sequence genome:
- a CDS encoding Sialidase domain-containing protein, giving the protein MANAMFSFNGSLRALLFVLVTACTVFANVNDPAKNQTPYHKGFALFRSSNMRNADKLPNGVGFHSFRIPAVVTTTTGRILAFAEGRRHNNRDYGDVNLVCKRTKTTNNHGESPGDWDALREVVGKGDGTWGNPTPVVDGSTIYLFLSWNHGAYSQNGGDTLPSGKKTKKINNSWEGRRHIFLTQSADDGKTWSEPVDMTKQLTPDGWSWDAVGPGIGIALSSGELVIPAQGRNIIGRGKPGKRTWSYQSLKGAGSEGTVAQTPDGKLYRNDRASADDEYRKVARGSLSAFSPFVLDKGLPDPACEASTLLYNKKDANGPARTLFMNSAHKSSRRHIRVRISYDGDANKFNYGRKLSDAPIPGVGFEGGYSSLTKTADRKVGALVETDFYQAGGSEKDHRAIVWRRFNLSWILNGPNN; this is encoded by the coding sequence atggcaAACGCAATGTTCAGTTTCAACGGCTCCCTCAGAGCTCTGCTCTTTGTGCTGGTCACGGCTTGCACCGTCTTTGCCAACGTCAATGACCCGGCCAAGAATCAAACACCCTACCACAAAGGCTTCGCCCTATTCCGCAGCTCCAACATGCGCAACGCAGACAAGCTTCCAAACGGTGTTGGCTTCCATTCATTTAGAATCCCCGCTGTAGTTACTACAACTACCGGCCGCATCCTCGCATTCGCCGAAGGTCGGCGGCACAACAATCGAGACTACGGGGACGTCAATCTTGTCTGCAAGCGCACCAagaccaccaacaaccacgGTGAGAGCCCCGGCGACTGGGATGCCCTCCGAGAGGTGGTCGGAAAGGGAGATGGCACTTGGGGAAATCCCACTCCTGTGGTTGACGGAAGCACGATCTACCTGTTCCTAAGCTGGAACCACGGCGCCTACAGCCAAAACGGCGGTGACACCCTCCCTAGCGGaaagaagacaaagaagatCAACAATTCTTGGGAGGGAAGACGTCATATCTTCCTCACCCAGAGCGCCGACGACGGCAAGACTTGGTCTGAACCTGTGGATATGACGAAGCAGCTCACGCCTGACGGATGGTCATGGGATGCTGTCGGCCCCGGAATCGGCATCGCCCTCTCCTCTGGTGAGCTCGTCATTCCCGCTCAAGGAAGAAACATCATCGGCCGTGGCAAGCCCGGCAAGCGCACATGGTCCTACCAATCCCTCAAAGGCGCCGGCTCTGAAGGCACAGTCGCCCAAACCCCTGACGGAAAACTCTACCGAAACGACCGTGCCTCTGCCGATGATGAATACCGTAAAGTCGCCCGAGGCTCTCTGTCTGCATTCAGCCCCTTCGTCCTCGACAAGGGTCTCCCAGACCCAGCCTGCGAAGCGTCCACTCTCCTCTACAACAAAAAGGACGCCAACGGCCCAGCGCGCACGCTCTTCATGAACTCTGCGCACAAAAGCAGCCGGAGGCACATACGCGTACGGATCAGCTACGACGGTGATGCGAATAAGTTTAACTACGGAAGGAAGCTCTCTGATGCTCCCATCCCAGGTGTTGGGTTTGAGGGTGGCTACTCGAGTTTGACCAAAACAGCGGATCGAAAGGTTGGTGCTTTGGTTGAGACAGACTTTTACCAGGCTGGAGGGTCGGAGAAGGATCATAGAGCGATAGTATGGAGGAGATTCAATCTGAGTTGGATTTTGAATGGTCCAAATAATTAG
- a CDS encoding Lysozyme gives MKFTLFALSTLTASLAAAYPITGDGVKCRSGPGTSYAVKKVLKKGTDVTITCQTEGTNVSGNTIWDKISDGCYVSDYYVKTGSNGYVKPKCGGGCSAPSSNQATVDLIGEFEGFVPHIYKDAAGYPTVGYGHLCSNSKCTDVKYPIPLSKANGKKLLADDMRKFEKCIAKMVSSKVTLNKNQFGALVSWSFNVGCGAAEGSQLIKRLNKGEKPNTVISGELPKWVYAGKRKLPGLVRRRNAEIALAKKATSEKALPVKC, from the exons ATGAAGTTCACTCTCTTTGCCCTCTCTACCCTCACGGCCTCCCTCGCGGCCGCATACCCCATCACCGGCGACGGCGTCAAGTGCCGCTCTGGTCCAGGTACCAGCTATGCGGTCAAGAAGGTATTGAAGAAGGGCACCGACGTCACAATCACCTGCCAAACCGAGGGCACCAATGTCAGCGGGAATACCATCTGGGATAAGATCTCGGATGGCTGCTACGTCTCGGACTACTACGTCAAGACGGGCTCCAATGGATACGTCAAGCCCAAGTGCGGCGGAGGTTGCTCTGCGCCGTCGTCTAACCAGGCTACCGTGGACCTGATTGGCGAGTTTGAGGGTTTCGTTCCTCATATCT ACAAGGACGCTGCTGGCTATCCTACCGTAGGCTACGGCCATCTCTGCTCGAACTCTAAGTGCACTGATGTTAAATACCCAATCCCCCTATCAAAGGCCAACGGCAAGAAGCTTCTCGCGGATGACATGAGA AAATTCGAGAAATGCATCGCCAAAATGGTCAGCAGCAAAGTCACCCTCAACAAGAACCAATTCGGTGCCCTTGTCAGTTGGTCCTTCAACGTCGGCTGCGGTGCCGCCGAGGGATCGCAACTCATCAAGCGTCTCAACAAGGGCGAGAAGCCCAACACTGTGATTTCTGGGGAGCTGCCTAAGTGGGTTTACGCGGGCAAGAGGAAGCTCCCAGGCCTCGTCCGTCGGCGTAATGCTGAGATTGCCTTGGCTAAGAAGGCGACGAGCGAGAAGGCTCTTCCTGTGAAGTGCTAG
- a CDS encoding MFS domain-containing protein: MLTRDNPVDHMKRKRGVLLYTDTLPIEQNKKITRWCFMIISLLINFGFDAIISGQALAFQAFREDYGRYYAPADDDVISAMWQSLWAAANTIGVAIGSFFAGFTNDWLGREFSFWINLVISVATSFVMIFAPNVQALFGDKLVFGISIGFSYTTAPLYIVENAPTEIRSTLMSFFNVFVVFGQFPGVVIANPLSKVHGSWSYKGTFCLTFLIPAILLPLMPFLPESPMWYMMEEREEDARKAIVHLHGDLSAERVEEMVEELNYNINVANQGPHEVEKVRWLEIFQGGNLKRTDLLTTTYTLHHCGGMPFVISYQTYFFQLSGVSYPFAISLGAFVLMLAGNIGALILPNFMGQRKVMIYGATLLITWGLIICAVGFSGTDNKPAVTASVAFVASWAFFYQLTIGTIGFVVAPELSSQRLRAKTQSFGTTVANIIGRAIAFSISYLFNPDEANLGARLLIILVGLSVPLTLYLWFFLPETKNRTLSELEELYQEHGGHEHQEKKAPKAEEA; the protein is encoded by the exons ATGCTAACCAGAGATAATCCCGTCGATCATATGAAGCGAAAACG AGGGGTTTTGCTCTATACCGATACCCTTCCCATTGAGCAAAATAAGAAGATCACCCGCTGGTGCTTCATGATCATATCGCTCCTCATCAACTTTGGCTTCGACGCCATCATCTCTGGCCAAGCTCTCGCCTTCCAGGCCTTCCGTGAAGACTACGGCCGATACTACGCCCCAGCTGACGACGATGTCATCTCTGCCATGTGGCAGTCCCTTTGGGCAGCCGCCAATACCATTGGAGTCGCCATCGGCAGCTTCTTTGCCGGCTTCACCAACGACTGGCTGGGCAGGGAGTTCAGTTTCTGGATCAACTTGGTCATATCGGTCGCCACCAGCTTCGTCATGATCTTTGCGCCCAACGTTCAGGCACTGTTCGGTGACAAGCTTGTGTTTGGCATCTCTATCGGATTTTCCTACACCACTGCTCCCCTCTACATCGTGGAGAATGCGCCCACCGAAATTCGCAGCACCCTCATGTCTTTCTTCAACGTCTTTGTCGTGTTTGGACAGTTCCCGGGAGTCGTTATTGCGAACCCTCTCTCCAAGGTCCACGGCTCTTGGTCCTACAAGGGAACGTTCTGCCTGACCTTCCTCATCCCCGCcattcttcttcccctcatGCCCTTCCTCCCAGAGTCGCCGATGTGGtacatgatggaggagagagaagaggatgccCGCAAGGCAATTGTCCACCTCCATGGAGACTTGTCCGCCGAACGCGTTGAGGAgatggtcgaggagctcaatTATAACATCAACGTGGCCAACCAGGGCCCTCATGAGGTAGAGAAGGTCAGATGGCTGGAGATCTTCCAAGGTGGAAACCTCAAGCGCACTGATCTATTGACCACCACCTATACACTCCATCACTGCGGCGGCATGCCTTTCGTCATCAGCTACCAGACCTACTTCTTCCAGCTGTCTGGTGTCTCATACCCCTTTGCCATCAGCCTTGGCGCCTTCGTACTCATGTTGGCAGGCAACATCGGAGCTCTGATCTTGCCCAATTTCATGGGTCAACGCAAGGTCATGATCTACGGAGCAACTCTCCTGATCACCTGGGGCCTGATCATTTGCGCCGTTGGCTTTTCTGGAACTGATAACAAGCCTGCCGTCACTGCTTCGGTGGCCTTTGTTGCTTCGTGGGCTTTCTTCTACCAACTGACCATCGGTACTATTGGCTTCGTGGTTGCACCAGAGCTTTCAAGCCAGCGGCTGAGAGCCAAGACCCAGTCTTTCGGAACCACCGTTGCCAACATCATTGGCAGGGCTATTGCATTCTCCATCTCGTATCTA TTCAACCCCGACGAGGCCAACCTGGGAGCTCGCTTGCTGATCATTCTTGTTGGTCTTTCAGTCCCCTTGACGCTGTACCTGTGGTTTTTTCTTCCAGAAACGAAGAACCGAACTCTCAGTGAGCTGGAAGAGCTCTACCAGGAGCACGGCGGTCATGAGCaccaggagaagaaggcacCCAAGGCGGAAGAAGCCTGA
- a CDS encoding putative glucose transporter rco-3: MSSPKHKAVTIAVEARTGSVALHTAEDVDHVEAPVTWKAYLLCAFASFGGIFFGYDIGYINGVNGSSIFIEAVEGPGVDKLSESHSSLIVSILSCGTFFGALIAGDMADFIGRKWTIIFGCVIYMIGVVIQMITNPASALAPIVAGRLIAGFGVGFESAIVILYMSEICPRKVRGALVAGYQFCITIGILLASCVVYATQNRDDTGAYRIPVAIQFPWALVLGGGLLFLPDSPRYFIKKGQVQNAIYALSRIRGQPEDSHYVQAELSEIIANEEYERALIPSTTWLGSWASCFQGSLFEAKSNLRRTILGTSLQMMQQWTGVNFIFYYSTQFLQSTGAISNSFLISLIFTLVNVCSTPISFWTVERFGRRFILIAGAFGMLVCQFLVAIVGVTVGFNKTHPDPEVPDHAIADNISAVNAQIAFIAIFIFFFASTWGPGAWVVIGEIFPLPIRSRGVGLSTASNWLWNTIIAVITPFMVGEDKGNMKSSVFFVWGGLCSCAFVYAYFLVPETKGLTLEQVDKMMEETTPRTSTKWKPTTTFASTIGVNALVKKNNADVERNGSGF; encoded by the exons ATGTCTTCTCCCAAACACAAGGCCGTGACCATTGCTGTGGAGGCCCGCACGGGTTCTGTCGCCCTGCACACCGCCGAGGACGTCGATCACGTCGAGGCACCCGTTACCTGGAAAGCCTACCTGCTTTGCGCCTTCGCGTCTTTCGGGGGCATCTTCTTTGGTTACGATATTGGCTACATCAACGGCGTGAATGGCTCCTCTATCTTCATTGAGGCTGTCGAAGGCCCCGGGGTCGACAAGCTCTCCGAGAGCCATAGCTCTCTCATCGTCTCGATCCTGTCCTGCGGCACTTTCTTCGGCGCTCTGATCGCGGGTGACATGGCCGACTTCATCGGCCGCAAGTGGACCATCATTTTCGGCTGCGTTATCTATATGATCGGGGTGGTGATCCAGATGATAACTAATCCGGCCTCTGCACTTGCCCCTATTGTGGCTGGCCGTCTTATTGCCGGTTTCGGCGTCGGTTTTGAGTCTGCTATTGTCATTCTCTATATGTCTGAGATT TGTCCCCGCAAGGTCCGTGGTGCCCTCGTCGCGGGATACCAGTTCTGCATCACGATTGGGATCCTACTCGCTTCCTGTGTTGTTTACGCTACCCAAAACCGCGACGACACTGGCGCGTATCGAATCCCCGTCGCGATCCAATTCCCATGGGCTTTGGTCCTGGGTggcggcctcctcttcctcccagaTTCGCCTCGTTATTTCATTAAGAAGGGTCAAGTTCAGAACGCGATTTATGCTCTATCCCGCATCCGCGGGCAGCCCGAGGATTCCCACTACGTTCAGGCTGAACTTTCCGAGATCATTGCCAATGAAGAGTATGAACGAGCCCTTATCCCATCGACCACATGGCTGGGAAGCTGGGCCAGCTGCTTCCAGGGTAGCCTTTTTGAGGCCAAGTCTAACCTGCGCCGAACGATCCTGGGTACCTCTTTGCAGATGATGCAACAATG GACCGGcgtcaacttcatcttctaCTACTCGACTCAGTTCCTTCAGTCTACTGGAGCTATCAGCAATTCGTTCTTGATCTCCCTAATCTTCACCCTTGTTAACGTCTGTTCTACCCCTATATCATTCTGGACCGTTGAGAGATTTGGCCGCCGCTTCATTCTTATTGCCGGCGCATTCGGCATGCTCGTCTGCCAATTCcttgtcgccatcgtcggtgTCACAGTCGGCTTTAACAAGACACACCCGGATCCGGAGGTTCCTGACCATGCCATTGCCGATAATATCTCCGCCGTCAATGCACAAATCGCCTTTATCGCTATCTttatcttcttctttgcttctACCTGGGGTCCTGGTGCTTGGGTCGTTATCGGGGAGATTTTCCCCTTGCCTATTCGTTCCCGCGGCGTAGGGCTCTCTACCGCTTCTAACTGGCTGTGGAATACTATCATTGCCGTTATCACACCTTTTATGGTTGGTGAAGATAAGGGAAACATGAAGTCCTCTGTCTTCTTTGTCTGGGGTGGCCTTTGTAGTTGCGCTTTTGTCTACGCGTATTTCCTCGTCCCGGAGACCAAGGGTTTAACTCTTGAGCAGGTCGATAAGATGATGGAAGAGACTACACCTCGCACGTCGACCAAGTGGAAGCCAACTACCACCTTTGCCAGCACTATTGGGGTCAATGCGctcgtcaagaagaacaacgCTGATGTCGAGCGCAATGGCTCGGGATTCTAG
- a CDS encoding Fungal-trans domain-containing protein → MTMETLLRLDTSSMGSKSDGEPRSHSELPPQPPQATPAANGTLKDSVFQTDSYNILAQSSNELLLDAAGYSRRLSLALAAHIEVFLKHLFPIMPVVNGEEILSDAIWLEELPLP, encoded by the coding sequence ATGACTATGGAAACACTACTACGACTGGATACTAGCAGCATGGGCAGCAAGAGTGACGGCGAACCTCGAAGCCATAGTGAGCTCCCTCCCCAACCTCCACAGGCAACTCCAGCAGCGAACGGGACGCTCAAAGATTCCGTCTTCCAGACTGATTCGTATAACATCTTGGCTCAATCCTCGAACGAGCTCCTGCTAGACGCCGCAGGCTATAGTCGGCGACTATCTCTGGCTTTGGCCGCCCATATCGAGGTCTTTCTGAAACATCTGTTTCCGATCATGCCGGTGGTTAATGGCGAAGAGATTCTGTCTGATGCGATCTGGCTAGAGGAGCTGCCCCTGCCATGA
- a CDS encoding Fungal-trans domain-containing protein yields MGHTKDGAGQGTDPDVPQLTGEMLLSLAENAPRQVNITKDTSLDSTLSSFFLYASYGNLNNTGHARFYVTQSISLAQSQDLTREDGYFTLLEREREERHRLFWLLCVTERTIALQHRWPVNLRSCVAKAQVIDSNKPAVMHHFMNHIHLFDSLPCSLYEWHPQSDNHQPGYGTLAYNMNKELCTIQPNKSVIESQRFDTLMTHQWLRVPMWRLPFGKKPSPACSQSWAITPPGSPARYWKDDYGCQRSKDCHGIGMVRSI; encoded by the exons ATGGGTCATACGAAAGATGGTGCTGGGCAGGGGACGGATCCTGATGTTCCCCAGCTAACGGGAGAAatgctcctcagcctcgccgAGAATGCACCTCGCCAGGTTAACATCACCAAGGATACCAGTCTTGATTCGACTTTGAGCTCATTCTTCCTATACGCAAGCTACGGGAATCTCAACAACACTGGCCATGCTCGGTTCTATGTGACCCAGAGCATATCACTTGCCCAGTCGCAGGATCTAACCCGAGAGGACGGCTACTTCACCCTTTTAGAAAGGGAACGGGAGGAGAGGCACAGACTGTTTTGGCTTCTGTGTGTCACAGAAAG GACAATTGCTCTTCAGCATCGATGGCCGGTAAACCTGCGAAGCTGCGTCGCAAAAGCCCAAGTTATCGACTCCAACAAACCCGCCGTCATGCATCATTTCATGAATCACATCCATCTATTCGACTCCCTCCCTTGCTCTCTTTACGAATGGCATCCGCAAAGCGATAACCATCAACCTGGATATGGCACTCTGGCATACAACATGAACAAGGAACTCTGCACCATTCAACCAAATAAATCTGTGATTGAAAGCCAACGATTCGATACGCTCATGACACATCAGTGGCTTCGGGTACCGATGTGGCGTCTGCCTTTTgggaagaagccatctccTGCGTGTAGTCAGTCGTGGGCTATTACTCCCCCTGGATCTCCCGCTCGATACTGGAAAGACGATTATGGTTGTCAGAGGTCAAAGGATTGCCACGGCATTGGCATGGTAAGAAGTATTTAG